A window of the Chelonoidis abingdonii isolate Lonesome George chromosome 19, CheloAbing_2.0, whole genome shotgun sequence genome harbors these coding sequences:
- the CFAP20 gene encoding cilia- and flagella-associated protein 20 isoform X2, translating into MFKNTFQSGFLSVLYSIGSKPLQIWDKKVRNGHIKRITDNDIQSLVLEIEGTNVSTTYITCPADPKKTLGIKLPFLVMIIKNLKKYFTFEVQVLDDKNVRRRFRASNYQSTTRVKPFICTMPMRLDDGWNQIQFNLSDFTRRAYGTNYIETLRVQIHANCRIRRVYFSDRLYSEDELPAEFKLYLPVQNKAKQ; encoded by the exons ATGTTCAAGAACACGTTCCAGAGCGGCTTCCTCTCCGTGCTGTACAGCATCGGCAGCAAGCCCCTGCAGATCTGGGACAAGAAG GTGCGGAATGGCCATATCAAAAGAATCACTGATAACGATATCCAGTCACTGGTGCTGGAGATTGAAGGAACAAACGTCAG taCCACGTACATCACCTGCCCTGCTGACCCAAAGAAGACACTGGGCATCAAACTGCCCTTCCTGGTGATGATCATTAAGAACCTAAAGAAATACTTTACCTTTGAAGTGCAG GTGTTGGATGATAAGAACGTGCGCAGGCGCTTCCGGGCAAGTAACTACCAGAGCACAACCCGGGTGAAGCCCTTCATCTGCACCATGCCCATGCGGCTAGATGACGGCTGGAACCAAATTCAGTTCAACCTGTCCGATTTCACACGCCGCGCCTATGGCACGAACTACATCGAGACCCTGAGGGTCCAG ATCCATGCGAACTGTCGCATCCGGAGGGTGTATTTCTCTGACAGACTCTACTCGGAGGATGAGCTTCCAGCTGAGTTCAAGCTGTACCTCCCTGTTCAGAACAAGGCCAAG CAATAA
- the CFAP20 gene encoding cilia- and flagella-associated protein 20 isoform X3, which produces MIIKNLKKYFTFEVQVLDDKNVRRRFRASNYQSTTRVKPFICTMPMRLDDGWNQIQFNLSDFTRRAYGTNYIETLRVQIHANCRIRRVYFSDRLYSEDELPAEFKLYLPVQNKAKQ; this is translated from the exons ATGATCATTAAGAACCTAAAGAAATACTTTACCTTTGAAGTGCAG GTGTTGGATGATAAGAACGTGCGCAGGCGCTTCCGGGCAAGTAACTACCAGAGCACAACCCGGGTGAAGCCCTTCATCTGCACCATGCCCATGCGGCTAGATGACGGCTGGAACCAAATTCAGTTCAACCTGTCCGATTTCACACGCCGCGCCTATGGCACGAACTACATCGAGACCCTGAGGGTCCAG ATCCATGCGAACTGTCGCATCCGGAGGGTGTATTTCTCTGACAGACTCTACTCGGAGGATGAGCTTCCAGCTGAGTTCAAGCTGTACCTCCCTGTTCAGAACAAGGCCAAG CAATAA
- the CFAP20 gene encoding cilia- and flagella-associated protein 20 isoform X1, whose amino-acid sequence MFKNTFQSGFLSVLYSIGSKPLQIWDKKVRNGHIKRITDNDIQSLVLEIEGTNVSTTYITCPADPKKTLGIKLPFLVMIIKNLKKYFTFEVQVLDDKNVRRRFRASNYQSTTRVKPFICTMPMRLDDGWNQIQFNLSDFTRRAYGTNYIETLRVQIHANCRIRRVYFSDRLYSEDELPAEFKLYLPVQNKAKVS is encoded by the exons ATGTTCAAGAACACGTTCCAGAGCGGCTTCCTCTCCGTGCTGTACAGCATCGGCAGCAAGCCCCTGCAGATCTGGGACAAGAAG GTGCGGAATGGCCATATCAAAAGAATCACTGATAACGATATCCAGTCACTGGTGCTGGAGATTGAAGGAACAAACGTCAG taCCACGTACATCACCTGCCCTGCTGACCCAAAGAAGACACTGGGCATCAAACTGCCCTTCCTGGTGATGATCATTAAGAACCTAAAGAAATACTTTACCTTTGAAGTGCAG GTGTTGGATGATAAGAACGTGCGCAGGCGCTTCCGGGCAAGTAACTACCAGAGCACAACCCGGGTGAAGCCCTTCATCTGCACCATGCCCATGCGGCTAGATGACGGCTGGAACCAAATTCAGTTCAACCTGTCCGATTTCACACGCCGCGCCTATGGCACGAACTACATCGAGACCCTGAGGGTCCAG ATCCATGCGAACTGTCGCATCCGGAGGGTGTATTTCTCTGACAGACTCTACTCGGAGGATGAGCTTCCAGCTGAGTTCAAGCTGTACCTCCCTGTTCAGAACAAGGCCAAGGTGAGCTAG